The Desulfonatronum lacustre DSM 10312 region CTCCTCGGGCAGGTTCCAGGAGGCCAGCAGTTCGGCCCCGATTTCCGCGTGGTCCGCTCCCAGAACGCGGCGTTCGGCTTCCTCGAAGGAGACGTTTTCGCGCTCCACCAGTGCGTTGACCTGCTCGTATTCGTTGTCCAAAAACTGACTCAGCACGATCTTGCCGATGTTGGCCAAAAGTCCGGCGGTGAAGGTGTGCGACGGAGCGTCGATGCCCAATTCGGCGGCGGTGAGTTCCGAGGCCACGGCAATGGCCAGGGATTGTTCCAGAAGGGTGCAGGGAGCTTGATCGTAACCTTCCAATTCCCCGCTGATCCTGGGAGTGACGGCCACGGTGAGCAGGAGCTGGGAAACCCGTTTCGCGCCGAGGCGGACCACGGCGTCGCGAAGATTGTTCACCCGGCTCATGGAGCCGAAATACGGGGTGTTGGCCAGCCGTAGGATGTTGGCGGTAATCCCTGGATCATGCTGCAAGACCTTGGCCAGGTTGCCCATGTCCACCTGGGGGTCGCGCAGCAGGCGCATGCCTTCCTGTACGGCACTGGAAAGCACCGGTACCCGGGTGATTTGAGAGAGAATGATCTTGCGCTTGATCATAGTTCGCGTTCCTCGCGTTTGGACCGGATCAGGACCCGACCGGTATCCGCAAGCAGATACATGGTCCTGGGGACGCTCCCGCCCATTTCACCGGCCGCGAGCTTCAATCCGTTGTGCTCCAGCAGGGCCAGCAAGGTCTCCTGGTTGCGCAGCCCGGTGTTGAACTGGTTGAGCACGTTCATCATCCGGCTGCATCCGGCGGCCTTCAGGACCAGATTCTGGCGCTGGGCACCCATGGTATACATCTCCCGGATCATGGCCGGAACCCCGGTGCTGACGCACATTGCCGGATTTTTCTTGGCATTTTTACTTCCCGAGGGTTTCGGCAGCAGGCAGTGAATCAGCCCGGCGACCTTGAAGACCGGGTCGTAAGCCGCCAGCCCCATGCAGGAGCCCAGGGAGTGCGTGACGAGAATCACTCCAGGTTGTTTGGTCACGCGCATCTCGGAGATGCCGACGTTGATTCTCATGGTTTTTTTGCGTGCTGATGGTCAATCCACGGGCGTGGGGGCAAAAGGTTGCGCGACCGGGCTCAATAGGCGTCGCAGAGCCTGCACTCCATCTTTCCCCTGGCCGCGAGGCGCGATTTGAGATGCATGATCCGGGTGTAGGACTGGTGGATGCGCCACTCCGGCACCCGGCCTTCCCGGACCAGGTTCAGGATGATCTCGCCGGCCTTTTGGGCGATGTTTTCGTCGTAGACCAGGTTGTTGCCGAAAATGATCATGTCCGCCCCGGCCCGAATGGTCTGTTCCAGGGCGGTTTCCAGGTCGTAGTGGTCGGTGATGGCCTGCATCTGCATGTCGTCGGAAATGATCACGCCCTGATAGCCCATCTGGTCGCGGAGCAGACCCTGCATGGTGGGCGGGCAGAGGGTCGCGGGCCAGTCCGGGTCGAGGTGGGCGTTGAACACATGGGCGGTCATGATCATGTCCGCTCCGGTGGTGCGCAGGATTTCCCGGTACGGCTCCAGTTCCTTCTCGGACCAGGTCCGGGTCACGTCGGTGAAGCCCAGGTGCGAGTCCGTGGTGGAGCTGCCGTGGCCCGGAAAGTGCTTCAGGGCCGTGAGCACGCCTTCGGTCTGATGGGCGGCGATCACCGCGGCGGCGTGAACCGCCACCGTATGCGGGTCCGCGGAAAAGCTGCGTTCCAGCTTGCCGATCACCGGATTGTCCGGATTCACGTTTATATCCACCACCGGAGCCAGGTTGACGTTGATGCCCAGCCCGGACAGCGTCTTCGCGGTCCGTCCGGCGTATTCGGCCGTCAGACGCGGGTCGTTTTGCTCGCCCAACCAACCCTGGGAGA contains the following coding sequences:
- a CDS encoding HDOD domain-containing protein, translating into MIKRKIILSQITRVPVLSSAVQEGMRLLRDPQVDMGNLAKVLQHDPGITANILRLANTPYFGSMSRVNNLRDAVVRLGAKRVSQLLLTVAVTPRISGELEGYDQAPCTLLEQSLAIAVASELTAAELGIDAPSHTFTAGLLANIGKIVLSQFLDNEYEQVNALVERENVSFEEAERRVLGADHAEIGAELLASWNLPEEIVRVVRHFRNPESCAERDVALDLVHIGSAAAAMTGIGQGLDGMQYPVSEAVVERLGLTEEQVQEVMVKLLEHVAKLKEVLPKCEKEI
- a CDS encoding chemotaxis protein CheD, translated to MRINVGISEMRVTKQPGVILVTHSLGSCMGLAAYDPVFKVAGLIHCLLPKPSGSKNAKKNPAMCVSTGVPAMIREMYTMGAQRQNLVLKAAGCSRMMNVLNQFNTGLRNQETLLALLEHNGLKLAAGEMGGSVPRTMYLLADTGRVLIRSKREEREL
- a CDS encoding glycoside hydrolase family 3 protein — encoded protein: MTRHHPRFPFLLFGRRLLPLILIPVLLSACLAGGADSDENLDVKVGQMLLIGFRGLEVDENSPIVRDIRAGRVGGVIIFDYDVALRSPVRNVASPEQLEKLVADLHAASPGTPLFVAIDQEGGRVNRLKERYGFPPTVSQGWLGEQNDPRLTAEYAGRTAKTLSGLGINVNLAPVVDINVNPDNPVIGKLERSFSADPHTVAVHAAAVIAAHQTEGVLTALKHFPGHGSSTTDSHLGFTDVTRTWSEKELEPYREILRTTGADMIMTAHVFNAHLDPDWPATLCPPTMQGLLRDQMGYQGVIISDDMQMQAITDHYDLETALEQTIRAGADMIIFGNNLVYDENIAQKAGEIILNLVREGRVPEWRIHQSYTRIMHLKSRLAARGKMECRLCDAY